The Arachis ipaensis cultivar K30076 chromosome B07, Araip1.1, whole genome shotgun sequence genome includes a window with the following:
- the LOC110265158 gene encoding uncharacterized protein LOC110265158, which produces MSLSDLKNSILEKLGVLGSKWVKKLFYKISMAVVSTGVHFETFAVKADEDIRVLFYFVRSFPEIRIHELFAKLEVGVDSSGASAPVPSPTVAGGASSSMPAVRPYLPPVQSPSFAADLDRTEVVGFVPLENAAIIEPPHVVGTGGGLVPYIEDFGGPDQVENAMRDDESDQEPVDIVGDSDDDTGGNPHAQHRPSSSGSHQYPPHFSTLNLDALGQQEDGGNTSKDEAVLSVKDYSIRRGVEYRVIESDHLKYHGKCKEFGKGCSWLIRVALRARKGTWEVRRYNGPHTCLATSISSDHRQLDYHVICSRILPMVRADAAVTIKVLQQATEADYGFRPSYRKVWMAKQKAVAQIYGDWEESYAELPRWMLGVQVTMPGTITVLKTSPVRIGGGVDESTVGTLLLAISQDGNSNILPIAFARVEGENAESWSFFLSNLREHVTPQEGILVISDRHNGIKAALEAPETGWLPPRAFRAYCIRHVAANFALTFKGKDSRRMLVNAAYAKTEAEFYYWFDIMRTENPAMCDWANRMEYDKWTQHEDAGRRFGHMTTNISECVNSVLKGTRNLPVTSLVKSTYGRLTQLFVLRGQTAEAQLRSGHEFCQALVKAIDRNLRDSRCFIVTLYDRHQSEYTVAETTPTGSFSLGSYRVSLKDHRCDCGHFQALHYPCCHAIACCAYSRLNWASYVHEVYRMSEVFNVYKQEFLPPIPEGLWPPYAGPTIIPDPNMRLAKEGRPKATRIRGSMDQSQSNQPKRCGLCRQPGHTRRNCHQQRQSGGGDA; this is translated from the exons ATGAGTTTGTCAGATTTGAAGAACAGCATCTTGGAGAAGCTTGGCGTGTTGGGTAGCAAGTGGGTGAAGAAACTATTCTACAAGATTTCCATGGCGGTTGTCTCGACCGGTGTTCATTTTGAAACCTTTGCGGTTAAGGCTGATGAAGATATTAGGGTTTTGTTCTACTTTGTAAGGAGTTTTCCGGAGATCAGAATCCATGAGTTGTTCGCGAAGTTGGAGGTTGGTGTCGATAGTTCTGGGGCATCCGCTCCAGTTCCTAGCCCAACTGTCGCGGGTGGTGCATCTAGTTCGATGCCTGCGGTCAGACCGTATCTTCCACCGGTTCAATCACCTTCGTTTGCGGCTGATTTAGACCGAACGGAGGTTGTTGGTTTTGTACCTTTGGAGAATGCAGCAATCATTGAGCCTCCCCACGTTGTGGGCACCGGTGGTGGCCTGGTACCTTATATCGAAGACTTTGGTGGACCTGATCAAGTAGAGAATGCAATGCGTGACGATGAGTCTGACCAGGAGCCTGTTGATATTGTAGGTGACAGCGACGATGACACAGGTGGCAATCCACATGCGCAGCATCGGCCTTCAAGTTCTGGTTCTCATCAGTACCCTCCACACTTCTCCACACTAAACTTGGATGCTCTTGGTCAACAGGAAGACGGTGGTAACACA AGTAAAGATGAAGCTGTGCTGAGTGTCAAGGACTATAGCATCCGGCGAGGTGTTGAGTACAGAGTCATCGAATCAGATCATTTGAAGTATCATGGAAAATGCAAGGAATTCGGCAAGGGTTGTAGTTGGTTGATTCGTGTAGCGCTTCGTGCACGAAAGGGCACTTGGGAGGTTAGGAGGTACAACGGGCCACACACATGCCTCGCAACTTCTATTTCAAGTGATCACCGTCAGCTGGATTACCACGTTATCTGTTCGAGGATTCTTCCTATGGTTAGGGCAGATGCTGCGGTTACGATAAAGGTACTTCAACAAGCGACAGAAGCCGATTATGGTTTCAGGCCTAGTTACAGGAAGGTTTGGATGGCTAAGCAGAAGGCAGTGGCACAAATATATGGAGATTGGGAGGAGTCTTACGCGGAGTTGCCACGTTGGATGCTAGGGGTCCAGGTGACAATGCCGGGAACAATCACGGTGCTGAAGACGTCTCCTGTTCGGATTGGTGGTGGGGTTGATGAGTCGACGGT AGGGACGCTGCTGTTGGCGATATCTCAGGACGGGAACTCGAACATCCTCCCGATAGCATTTGCCCGTGTGGAGGGCGAAAATGCAGAGTCGTGGTCATTCTTCTTGTCCAATCTCCGAGAGCATGTGACTCCTCAGGAGGGTATCCTTGTTATCTCTGACAGGCATAATGGGATCAAGGCAGCGCTTGAGGCACCTGAGACTGGGTGGCTGCCTCCTCGGGCTTTCCGGGCCTACTGTATTCGGCATGTGGCTGCGAATTTCGCCCTAACGTTCAAAGGTAAGGACTCAAGGAGGATGTTGGTGAATGCTGCGTACGCAAAGACTGAGGCTGAGTTTTACTACTGGTTTGATATCATGCGGACTGAGAATCCAGCAATGTGTGACTGGGCCAACCGGATGGAGTATGACAAATGGACCCAACATGAGGATGCTGGTCGACGGTTCGGGCACATGACCACAAACATCAGTGAATGTGTGAACTCCGTGCTAAAGGGGACTCGCAACCTGCCGGTCACATCGTTGGTTAAGTCAACCTACGGGAGGCTTACTCAGCTATTTGTGCTACGGGGACAGACAGCAGAGGCACAACTCAGATCTGGGCATGAATTCTGTCAGGCATTGGTCAAGGCTATTGATCGGAACCTAAGAGACTCTAGGTGCTTCATTGTGACATTATACGACAGGCATCAGTCCGAGTACACCGTCGCGGAGACAACACCAACCGGGAGCTTCTCGCTGGGTAGCTATAGAGTTTCCCTTAAAGATCACCGATGCGACTGTGGCCACTTTCAGGCGCTGCATTATCCTTGTTGCCACGCCATTGCGTGTTGCGCCTACTCCCGGCTTAACTGGGCGTCATATGTTCACGAGGTGTATCGTATGAGTGAGGTGTTCAACGTTTACAAGCAGGAGTTTCTCCCACCTATCCCTGAAGGACTATGGCCTCCATATGCTGGGCCTACCATCATTCCTGACCCCAATATGCGGCTTGCAAAGGAAGGTCGTCCAAAGGCCACCAGGATCCGTGGAAGTATGGATCAGTCTCAGTCGAACCAGCCGAAGCGTTGTGGGCTATGCCGTCAGCCTGGGCATACGCGGAGGAACTGTCACCAGCAAAGACAAAGTGGTGGAGGGGATGCGTAG